The following proteins are co-located in the Aggregatibacter aphrophilus ATCC 33389 genome:
- the trxA gene encoding thioredoxin produces MSEVLHSSDATFVADVVNSDVPVLLDFWAPWCGPCKMIAPILDDLAVEFAGKVKIVKINIDDNQATPAQFGVRSIPTLLLFKDGKLVATQVGALPKNQLAAFINQNI; encoded by the coding sequence ATGAGTGAAGTATTACATTCCAGCGATGCAACTTTCGTAGCCGATGTTGTTAATTCAGACGTTCCGGTATTGTTAGATTTTTGGGCGCCATGGTGCGGTCCGTGCAAAATGATTGCCCCGATTTTAGATGATTTAGCAGTAGAATTTGCCGGTAAAGTGAAAATTGTAAAAATCAATATTGATGATAACCAAGCTACACCGGCACAATTTGGTGTTCGCAGTATCCCAACATTGCTGTTATTCAAAGACGGCAAACTGGTGGCAACCCAAGTTGGTGCATTACCTAAAAATCAATTAGCGGCTTTCATAAACCAAAATATCTAA
- a CDS encoding 2-hydroxyacid dehydrogenase: MKVAVYSTKSYDRKYLELINAKYGLSLEFYDFMLSERTAKMAEHCEAVCIFVNDDGSRKVLEKLAALGVKIIALRCAGFNNVDLKAAQELGLTVVRVPAYSPEAVAEHTVGLMMTLNRRIHRAYQRTREANFSLEGLIGFNMHGRTVGVIGTGKIGVAVMRILKGFGMHILAYDPFKNAAAEELGAEYVSLDEIYRRSHVITLHCPATPENYHLLNRDAFAKMKDGVMIINTSRGTLIDTQAAIDALKQRKIGSLGMDVYENERDLFFEDKSNEVILDDVFRRLSSCHNVLLTGHQAFLTEEALTSIADVTLSNIYAVGKGKPCDNTVQPS; the protein is encoded by the coding sequence ATGAAAGTTGCGGTGTACAGTACGAAAAGTTATGACCGAAAATATTTAGAATTAATTAACGCTAAGTATGGTTTGTCGTTAGAGTTTTACGATTTTATGCTTAGCGAGAGAACAGCAAAAATGGCCGAGCATTGTGAAGCGGTGTGCATTTTTGTGAATGATGACGGAAGTCGAAAAGTGTTGGAAAAACTAGCCGCACTTGGTGTGAAAATTATCGCGTTACGTTGCGCCGGGTTTAATAATGTGGATTTAAAAGCAGCGCAAGAGTTAGGTTTAACCGTTGTTCGCGTGCCGGCCTATTCACCGGAGGCTGTTGCAGAACATACTGTTGGGTTGATGATGACATTAAACCGCCGTATTCACCGTGCTTATCAACGTACTCGTGAAGCGAATTTTTCTTTAGAAGGGCTGATCGGCTTTAATATGCATGGACGAACCGTCGGTGTTATCGGTACCGGTAAGATTGGTGTTGCCGTTATGCGTATTCTAAAAGGATTCGGTATGCATATTTTGGCTTATGATCCGTTCAAAAATGCGGCTGCAGAAGAGCTGGGGGCGGAATATGTGAGTTTAGATGAGATTTATCGTCGCTCTCACGTTATTACTCTGCATTGTCCGGCCACACCGGAAAACTACCATTTATTAAATCGTGATGCTTTTGCCAAAATGAAAGACGGCGTGATGATTATTAACACCAGCCGTGGTACTTTAATTGATACCCAAGCCGCCATTGATGCGTTAAAACAACGTAAAATCGGTTCTTTAGGGATGGATGTGTATGAAAACGAAAGAGATTTATTCTTTGAAGACAAATCTAACGAAGTGATTTTAGATGACGTCTTCCGTCGCTTGTCTTCTTGCCACAATGTGTTATTAACCGGGCATCAAGCCTTTTTAACGGAAGAAGCGTTAACCAGTATTGCCGATGTAACGTTATCAAATATCTACGCGGTAGGCAAAGGAAAACCTTGCGATAATACAGTGCAACCATCTTAG